One Paraglaciecola mesophila genomic region harbors:
- a CDS encoding FAD-dependent oxidoreductase codes for MFDFCIVGGGMVGATTALGLAQKGFSVALVETHLPEPFTTDDEPDMRVSAISVTSQLLLASLGAWQHIAHMRTCSYRRLSVWENITARTDFDCADIHADRLGYIVENRILQLGIHQALANLPNVTWFTKSDITMIDTGHASHRFPEIHFADKSLLTCKWIIGADGLHSKVRSAANIGTQGWQYRQQALAIQVVTHAAPQDITWQQFIPSGPVAFLPMYEQFASLVWYNTNDNIRRLKALSPSALKQEIKQAFPDELVDFDVLKTAHFPLMRMHANQYVKNNVVLVGDAAHAINPLAGQGVNLGFKDVAALLDCIDGRSPSVDCMHKYEAKRRRDNLLMMSAMDAIYGTFKQSNPLIKTLRNLGLTLANNGGPIKHQVMKYAMGLR; via the coding sequence GTGTTTGATTTTTGCATAGTGGGCGGTGGAATGGTGGGCGCAACAACCGCCTTAGGCCTTGCCCAGAAAGGATTTAGTGTTGCTTTGGTAGAAACCCATCTGCCCGAGCCGTTTACGACAGATGATGAACCAGACATGCGGGTATCGGCGATCAGTGTGACATCACAGCTGTTGTTAGCATCGCTGGGAGCGTGGCAACACATAGCGCATATGCGCACATGCAGTTATCGGCGTTTGTCTGTGTGGGAAAATATCACGGCTCGTACCGATTTTGACTGCGCAGATATTCACGCGGACCGCCTTGGTTACATCGTAGAGAACCGCATCTTGCAGCTGGGAATCCATCAGGCGTTAGCGAACTTGCCGAACGTCACTTGGTTTACCAAGAGCGACATTACTATGATTGATACGGGTCATGCGAGCCATCGTTTTCCAGAAATACATTTTGCTGATAAGAGCTTGCTCACTTGTAAATGGATAATCGGCGCTGATGGCTTACATTCTAAGGTACGCTCGGCGGCGAATATTGGTACGCAAGGCTGGCAGTATCGTCAGCAGGCTCTTGCTATTCAGGTTGTTACCCATGCTGCCCCGCAAGATATTACCTGGCAACAATTCATACCATCAGGGCCCGTTGCATTTTTACCTATGTATGAACAGTTTGCCTCCTTGGTGTGGTACAACACGAATGACAATATTAGGCGTTTAAAAGCATTGTCGCCATCAGCTCTTAAACAAGAAATTAAACAGGCTTTCCCTGATGAATTGGTCGATTTTGATGTCTTAAAGACAGCACATTTTCCTTTGATGAGAATGCATGCCAATCAGTACGTTAAAAACAATGTTGTACTAGTAGGAGACGCTGCACACGCCATTAACCCTTTGGCAGGACAAGGGGTTAATCTTGGGTTTAAAGACGTAGCAGCCTTGCTTGATTGCATTGATGGCCGTTCGCCATCAGTTGATTGTATGCATAAGTACGAAGCCAAACGACGACGTGACAACTTATTGATGATGAGTGCAATGGACGCGATTTATGGCACTTTTAAACAGAGTAACCCGTTGATAAAGACTTTGCGTAACCTAGGACTAACCTTGGCTAACAATGGTGGGCCAATAAAACATCAGGTTATGAAATATGCCATGGGGTTGCGTTGA
- a CDS encoding DUF885 domain-containing protein — MIKRLLIPLTLSALVGACSSSDERGVMSTQASSVNQAKNALSSQAKKAQLQTLVEQYTKQFLHHEPLLSTAIGVPESLAGEGYNTRFPDFSPMGMRALQDDMNTAALAVAKVNNQGFSQDEKRHQQIVADILGYYAGFSEFHGGYIDTWAGHLPYIINQLSGPLIDVPKVMQVQQPVSSVAQAEEYIARLAHFDFLVAGVIDKYKTDKLNGVQLPKKLYPKTITYFDNFLASPVAEHALVTSFMKKLAQTDISQSEQNALIEKAQEAVKNVVYPAYQTVRDTLQATQAHAPTGDGVWAQPNGDAMYLHEVRYLGDSSMTPDDIHQLGLDEVARISGEMDAILRAQGYDEGTVGERMVMLAQQPEFLYQDSDEGRAQLLKALNDQIAGIMAKTDMYYGTLPTQKVEVKRIPKVTEAGEAGGYYSQPSLDGERPGIFWINLRDMSAVPSFSLKTLTYHEAVPGHHFQIALNMAQQDIGLLRQNAPFNAYVEGWALYSELVAKEMGMYQDDPFGDLGRLQAELYRAVRLVVDTGLHRKKWTREQAIEYFHDTTGTGMTDVIAEVERYMALPGQALGYKLGMLQFVELRRMAEQELGSEFDLKRFHDLLLLPGARPMSVVRRDVKRWIANNGA, encoded by the coding sequence ATGATAAAACGGCTTTTGATCCCGTTGACGCTGAGCGCACTTGTTGGCGCTTGTTCTTCATCTGACGAGCGAGGTGTGATGAGTACACAGGCGTCAAGCGTGAACCAAGCAAAAAATGCATTAAGTAGCCAGGCTAAAAAAGCCCAGTTGCAGACGTTGGTTGAGCAATACACTAAACAGTTTTTACATCATGAGCCACTGCTATCCACTGCAATAGGGGTACCTGAGTCTCTAGCGGGCGAGGGCTATAACACGCGTTTTCCCGACTTTTCGCCAATGGGGATGCGTGCGTTACAAGATGATATGAATACCGCAGCGTTGGCTGTGGCTAAGGTCAATAACCAAGGCTTTTCACAAGATGAAAAGCGGCATCAACAAATCGTAGCGGATATCTTGGGTTATTACGCAGGTTTCTCAGAGTTTCACGGTGGTTACATTGATACGTGGGCAGGGCATCTACCTTATATAATAAATCAGCTATCTGGACCACTCATCGATGTACCTAAGGTAATGCAGGTGCAGCAACCGGTGTCGAGTGTGGCACAAGCAGAAGAATATATTGCTCGCTTAGCGCACTTCGATTTCCTTGTCGCCGGTGTTATAGATAAGTACAAAACGGACAAATTAAATGGCGTGCAGTTACCGAAAAAGTTATACCCAAAAACAATAACATACTTCGATAACTTCCTCGCCAGCCCAGTTGCTGAACACGCATTAGTAACGTCATTTATGAAAAAACTGGCGCAAACTGATATCAGTCAAAGTGAGCAAAATGCTTTGATAGAAAAAGCACAAGAAGCGGTGAAAAATGTGGTGTATCCGGCATATCAAACGGTTAGAGACACGCTACAGGCTACGCAGGCGCATGCACCAACGGGCGACGGAGTTTGGGCGCAGCCTAATGGTGATGCTATGTATCTTCATGAGGTTCGCTATTTAGGTGATTCGAGCATGACACCAGATGACATTCATCAGCTTGGTTTAGATGAGGTTGCACGTATAAGTGGTGAAATGGACGCAATCTTACGTGCCCAAGGCTATGACGAAGGCACGGTTGGTGAACGCATGGTCATGTTAGCGCAACAACCAGAATTTCTTTACCAAGACAGTGATGAAGGCCGCGCGCAATTACTTAAAGCTCTTAATGATCAAATTGCGGGAATAATGGCGAAGACGGATATGTACTACGGTACGTTACCCACTCAAAAAGTAGAGGTGAAACGAATTCCCAAAGTGACCGAAGCTGGCGAAGCGGGTGGTTATTATTCCCAACCTTCATTGGACGGAGAACGGCCAGGTATTTTCTGGATTAACTTACGGGATATGTCTGCTGTGCCGAGCTTTTCGTTAAAAACACTGACATACCACGAAGCCGTGCCTGGGCATCATTTTCAAATTGCACTGAATATGGCACAGCAGGATATAGGTTTGCTCAGACAAAATGCCCCGTTTAATGCTTATGTTGAAGGGTGGGCATTATATTCTGAGCTAGTGGCCAAAGAAATGGGCATGTACCAAGATGATCCCTTTGGTGATTTAGGGCGCTTACAAGCAGAACTGTATCGTGCAGTGCGCTTGGTGGTCGATACAGGATTACACCGTAAAAAGTGGACCCGAGAGCAGGCAATTGAATATTTTCACGACACCACTGGCACCGGTATGACTGACGTCATCGCTGAAGTAGAACGTTATATGGCACTGCCCGGTCAAGCATTAGGGTATAAACTCGGCATGTTGCAATTTGTTGAACTTCGCCGCATGGCTGAACAGGAATTGGGTAGTGAGTTTGATTTAAAACGTTTTCACGATCTATTGCTTTTACCTGGTGCACGCCCCATGTCGGTAGTTAGACGTGACGTAAAACGCTGGATTGCCAATAACGGTGCGTGA